Proteins found in one Amycolatopsis umgeniensis genomic segment:
- a CDS encoding helix-turn-helix transcriptional regulator translates to MKKTGTRDEAGGDMPRAEVQPVPAQVGPEGRTRHEVARLLLEQGPMTAVVVAEQLGISAAAVRRHLDALLADGEAETRDVPRRGPRGRGRPAKNFLLTEAGRARFGHAYDDLASSAIRFLAEHAGEDAVKAFAEARVASLVGPHQDAITQHTDPAARAEALAAALTREGYAASTRQVGVGEQLCQHHCPVAHVAAEFPQLCEAETEAFAHLLGTHVQRLATIARGDNACTTHVPVVSAGHPATPRPGSTAPSPGRTARIPNGGKPA, encoded by the coding sequence GTGAAAAAGACGGGGACGCGAGACGAGGCCGGTGGCGACATGCCCCGCGCCGAGGTCCAGCCTGTCCCCGCACAGGTCGGCCCCGAGGGCCGGACCAGGCACGAAGTGGCCCGTTTGCTGCTGGAACAGGGTCCGATGACCGCCGTCGTGGTGGCCGAGCAGCTGGGGATCAGCGCCGCCGCCGTCCGCCGTCATCTCGACGCCCTGCTCGCCGACGGCGAGGCCGAAACCCGGGACGTGCCCCGCCGCGGCCCGCGCGGACGAGGCCGTCCCGCCAAGAACTTCCTCCTCACCGAGGCCGGTCGCGCCCGGTTCGGGCACGCCTACGACGACCTCGCGTCCTCGGCCATCCGCTTCCTCGCCGAGCACGCCGGCGAAGACGCGGTGAAGGCCTTCGCGGAGGCTCGAGTCGCTTCGCTGGTCGGCCCGCATCAGGACGCGATCACGCAGCACACGGACCCCGCGGCGCGCGCCGAGGCCCTCGCTGCGGCACTGACCAGGGAGGGTTACGCTGCGTCGACCCGTCAGGTCGGTGTCGGCGAACAGCTTTGCCAGCACCATTGCCCGGTCGCCCACGTCGCCGCCGAGTTCCCTCAATTGTGTGAAGCCGAGACCGAGGCATTCGCGCATCTGCTGGGTACCCACGTGCAGCGGCTGGCGACCATCGCACGCGGTGACAACGCGTGCACCACCCACGTACCCGTCGTTTCGGCGGGTCACCCGGCCACACCCCGGCCGGGAAGCACGGCGCCCTCTCCTGGGCGCACAGCACGGATCCCGAATGGAGGGAAACCCGCATGA
- the sufB gene encoding Fe-S cluster assembly protein SufB has product MSQEETIESLGKYAFGWADSDEAGASARRGLNEDVVTDISSKKSEPEWMREARLKALKLFDLKPMPNWGADLSGIDFDNIKYFVRSSEKQATSWEDLPEDIKNTYDRLGIPEAEKQRLVAGVAAQYESEVVYHSIREDLEAQGVLFLDTDTALKEHPELFKEYFGSVIPAGDNKFSALNTAVWSGGSFIYVPKGVKVDIPLQAYFRINTENMGQFERTLIIVDEDAYVHYVEGCTAPIYQSDSLHSAVVEIIVKKGARCRYTTIQNWSNNVYNLVTKRAKCEEGATMEWIDGNIGSKVTMKYPSVFLMGEHAKGEVLSVAFAGEGQHQDAGAKMEHLAPHTSSTIVSKSVARGGGRTSYRGLIKIAKRAHHSRSSVVCDALLVDTISRSDTYPYVDIRNDEVSMGHEATVSKVSEDQMFYLMSRGLDEAEAMAMIVRGFVEPIARELPMEYALELNRLIELQMEGSVG; this is encoded by the coding sequence ATGAGCCAGGAAGAGACCATCGAGTCCCTTGGCAAGTACGCGTTCGGCTGGGCGGACTCCGACGAGGCGGGCGCCAGCGCCCGTCGAGGACTGAACGAGGACGTCGTCACCGACATCTCCTCGAAGAAGTCCGAGCCGGAGTGGATGCGCGAAGCGCGACTGAAGGCGCTCAAGCTCTTCGATCTGAAGCCCATGCCCAACTGGGGTGCGGACCTCTCCGGGATCGACTTCGACAACATCAAGTACTTCGTGCGGTCCAGCGAGAAGCAGGCGACCTCCTGGGAGGACCTGCCCGAGGACATCAAGAACACGTACGACCGGCTCGGCATCCCCGAGGCGGAGAAGCAGCGCCTCGTCGCCGGTGTCGCCGCGCAGTACGAGTCCGAGGTCGTCTACCACTCGATCCGTGAGGATCTGGAGGCGCAGGGCGTCCTGTTCCTGGACACCGACACCGCGCTCAAGGAGCACCCGGAGCTCTTCAAGGAGTACTTCGGCTCCGTGATCCCGGCCGGGGACAACAAGTTCTCCGCGCTGAACACCGCGGTGTGGTCCGGCGGCTCGTTCATCTACGTCCCCAAGGGCGTCAAGGTGGACATCCCGCTGCAGGCCTACTTCCGGATCAACACCGAGAACATGGGTCAGTTCGAGCGGACCCTGATCATCGTCGACGAAGACGCCTACGTGCACTACGTCGAGGGTTGCACCGCGCCGATCTACCAGTCCGACTCGCTGCACTCGGCGGTCGTGGAGATCATCGTGAAGAAGGGCGCCCGCTGCCGGTACACGACCATCCAGAACTGGTCGAACAACGTCTACAACCTGGTCACCAAGCGCGCCAAGTGCGAAGAGGGCGCGACCATGGAGTGGATCGACGGCAACATCGGTTCCAAGGTCACGATGAAGTACCCGTCGGTCTTCCTCATGGGCGAGCACGCCAAGGGCGAGGTCCTCTCGGTCGCGTTCGCGGGCGAAGGCCAGCACCAGGACGCGGGCGCGAAGATGGAGCACCTGGCGCCGCACACCTCCTCGACCATCGTGTCGAAGTCGGTGGCGCGCGGCGGTGGCCGCACCTCGTACCGCGGTCTGATCAAGATCGCGAAGCGGGCGCACCACTCGCGCTCCAGCGTGGTCTGTGACGCGCTGCTGGTCGACACGATCTCGCGGTCGGACACGTACCCGTACGTCGACATCCGCAACGACGAGGTCTCCATGGGCCACGAGGCCACGGTCTCGAAGGTCAGCGAAGACCAGATGTTCTACCTCATGTCGCGCGGTCTCGACGAGGCCGAGGCCATGGCGATGATCGTGCGCGGGTTCGTCGAGCCCATCGCGCGTGAGCTGCCGATGGAGTACGCGCTCGAGCTGAACCGCCTGATCGAGCTTCAGATGGAAGGGTCCGTCGGCTAG